One Catharus ustulatus isolate bCatUst1 chromosome 20, bCatUst1.pri.v2, whole genome shotgun sequence DNA window includes the following coding sequences:
- the NOG gene encoding noggin: MDHSQCLVTIYALVVLLGLRLEQGACQHYLHIRPAPSDNLPLVDLIEHPDPIFDPKEKDLNETLLRNLMGGHFDPNFMAVSLPEDRLGVDDLAELDLLLRQRPSGAMPSEIKGLEFYDGLQPGKKHRLSKKLRRKLQMWLWSQTFCPVLYTWNDLGSRFWPRYVKVGSCYSKRSCSVPEGMVCKPAKSVHLTILRWRCQRRGGQRCTWIPIQYPIISECKCSC, translated from the coding sequence ATGGATCATTCCCAGTGCCTTGTGACTATATACGCCTTGGTGGTTCTGCTGGGTCTCCGGCTAGAGCAGGGCGCCTGCCAGCACTATCTGCACATCCGACCGGCTCCCAGCGACAACTTGCCCTTGGTGGATCTAATCGAGCACCCGGACCCTATCTTTGACCCCAAGGAGAAGGATCTTAACGAGACCTTGCTAAGGAACCTCATGGGCGGACACTTCGACCCCAACTTTATGGCTGTTTCCTTGCCCGAGGACCGGCTCGGAGTGGACGATCTAGCTGAGCTGGACTTGCTGCTCAGGCAGAGACCCTCGGGAGCGATGCCCAGCGAAATCAAAGGGCTGGAGTTCTACGACGGGCTGCAGCCGGGCAAGAAGCACAGGCTGAGCAAGAAGCTGCGCAGGAAGCTGCAGATGTGGCTTTGGTCCCAAACCTTCTGCCCGGTCCTATACACGTGGAACGATCTCGGCAGCCGCTTTTGGCCCCGGTATGTCAAAGTGGGCAGCTGCTACAGTAAAAGGTCTTGTTCAGTCCCCGAAGGCATGGTTTGCAAACCTGCCAAGTCCGTGCATTTAACGATCCTGAGGTGGCGGTGCCAGCGCCGGGGCGGGCAGAGATGCACATGGATACCCATCCAGTACCCCATCATTTCGGAGTGTAAGTGCTCCTGCTAG